A genome region from Glycine max cultivar Williams 82 chromosome 5, Glycine_max_v4.0, whole genome shotgun sequence includes the following:
- the LOC100795156 gene encoding serine/threonine protein phosphatase 2A 57 kDa regulatory subunit B' theta isoform gives MIKQILNRLPRKPSKSGESREGGAILTPSSTPSTSARSSDAAGYHYANATASPLSGTADSVPGLNHGDRIVQAMNSKLNLNGSFPVMAYEALPSFRDVPNPEKQNLFIRKLQMCCVLFDFTDPTKNIKEKEIKRQTLVELVDYVSSANGKFTDVMMQEIVKMVSINLFRTFISPPRENKVLEAFDVDEEEPSMDPAWPYLQIVYELLLRFVMSTETDAKLAKRYIDHSFVLRLLDLFDSEDPRERDYLKTVLHRVYGKFMVHRPFIRKAINNIFYRFIFETEKHNGIAELLEILGSIINGFALPLKEEHKLFLVRALIPLHKPKCIPMYHQQLSYCITQFVEKDCKLADTVIRGLLKYWPITNSSKEVMFIGELEEVLEATQPAEFQRCMVPLFRQISCCLSSSHFQVAERALFLWNNDHIETLIKQNHKIILPIVLPALEHNARNHWNQAVQSLTINVRKIFVDTDPEFYEECMIKVRENEAQEKDMKSKREARWKRLEEMGGMKATTNEAVLVSPRTASHTPSGKASRAQLE, from the exons ATGATCAAGCAGATATTGAATAGGCTCCCTCGGAAGCCCTCCAAATCGGGGGAAAGTCGTGAAGGAGGGGCAATATTGACTCCCTCTTCAACTCCTTCGACAAGTGCAAGGAGCAGTGATGCTGCAGGCTATCACTATGCAAATGCAACTGCCTCACCTCTTTCAGGCACTGCTGATTCGGTTCCTGGATTAAATCATGGTGACAGGATTGTCCAAGCTATGAACTCAAAACTGAATCTGAATGGGAGTTTTCCAGTTATGGCCTATGAAGCCTTGCCAAGTTTTCGTGATGTTCCAAACCCAGAGAAGCAGAATTTGTTTATAAGAAAGCTGCAAATGTGCTGTGTTCTATTTGACTTCACTGACCCTACAAAGAAcatcaaagaaaaggaaattaagCGACAAACACTAGTAGAACTTGTGGATTATGTTTCGTCTGCTAATGGGAAGTTTACAGATGTTATGATGCAAGAAATTGTAAAAATGGTGTCTATAAATTTGTTCCGGACATTTATTTCTCCTCCGCGAGAGAATAAAGTTCTAGAAGCATTTGACGTGGATGAGGAAGAGCCTTCCATGGATCCTGCCTGGCCTTACTTGCAAATTGTGTATGAACTGCTTCTAAGGTTCGTCATGTCAACCGAGACTGATGCGAAGTTGGCAAAAAGGTATATTGATCATTCATTTGTTCTGAGACTGTTAGACCTTTTTGATTCAGAGGATCCCAGGGAACGGGATTACTTGAAGACAGTTCTTCATCGTGTTTATGGGAAATTTATGGTGCACCGACCATTCATCAGAAAAGCAATCAACAATATATTCTACCGCTTCATTTTTGAAACTGAGAAACACAATGGGATTGCAGAACTCTTGGAAATTTTGGGAAGTATAATCAATGGATTTGCTTTGCCACTGAAAGAAGAGCACAAGCTGTTTCTTGTGCGAGCTCTTATTCCTCTTCATAAACCAAAATGCATACCAATGTACCATCAGCAGTTATCTTACTGCATCACACAGTTTGTGGAAAAAGATTGCAAGCTTGCAGATACTGTTATACGGGGATTATTAAAATACTGGCCCATTACGAATAGTTCTAAGGAGGTTATGTTCATAGGGGAGCTAGAGGAAGTCTTGGAAGCAACTCAACCTGCAGAGTTCCAAAGATGCATGGTACCCTTGTTCCGCCAAATAAGTTGTTGCTTGAGCAGTTCGCATTTCCAG GTAGCAGAGAGGGCTTTGTTCTTATGGAATAATGATCACATTGAGACCTTAATCAAGCAGAACCACAAAATTATACTTCCCATTGTCTTGCCTGCTCTGGAGCATAATGCCCGAAACCACTGGAACCAGGCTGTCCAGAGCTTGACAATAAACGTTCGCAAGATATTCGTGGACACTGACCCTGAATTCTATGAAGAGTGCATGATCAAAGTTCGGGAAAATGAAGCGCAAGAGAAGGATATGAAGTCAAAGCGCGAGGCCAGATGGAAGCGTTTGGAAGAAATGGGAGGCATGAAAGCTACAACCAACGAAGCAGTTCTAGTTTCTCCCAGAACTGCTTCTCATACCCCTTCTGGCAAGGCAAGTAGAGCTCAGTTGGAGTGA